Proteins from one Setaria italica strain Yugu1 chromosome V, Setaria_italica_v2.0, whole genome shotgun sequence genomic window:
- the LOC101781370 gene encoding receptor-like serine/threonine-protein kinase ALE2 isoform X2 yields the protein MGRLGGGRGGGGGGLGSCGGGCALLAAALVVSALVIHGAGGLKQSHAPAVARKVLLSITSWHPQNNLDNALHPSPVQDQRFERVGPAVPPVSTASPPLPIGKQMKRSAVSTETAVHPANHGKNHGIPVAAPSKGGHHHSMPVNNTHGKTHGPPVVAPAKRKHHHAPANGEGPGISPSKSPIAHRNRHGNPVVAPPKEHSSHLPSPNRRHHKGHGNSGLHHSPAPAPVHLPPSKGRGQGNYAYAPHHPHQYHSPSYSPGPALPPVHPPETPVFKKPKALAPTPNQPLLSPPTNLYCTASCQDPLTNSPPGTTCLCVLPIKVELRFGIALYTFFTLVAEFAQDIASGVLMNQSQVRVMGANAAPDDPEKTIVFIDLVPLEPKFDNTTALLVFERFWHKKVIINPMHFGKYDVLYVQYEGLPPSPPASMNNGLSNVNGQTFHPLAADVVNHGERKGRGIIVIIILSSVFAFILCAGAALVVYFKLRNHSHLTEASLVPTKPAGPGSAMAGNRLESRPISASPSFSSSLVAYKGSAKAFSLVEMERATQVFDESRIIGEGGFGRVYEGILEDGERVAIKVLKRDDQQGTREFLAEVEMLSRLHHRNLVKLIGICTEGHSRCLVYELVPNGSVESHLHDKGASRLDWDARLKIALGAARALAYLHEDSSPRVIHRDFKSSNILLEHDFTPKVSDFGLARTALGEGNEHISTRVMGTFGYVAPEYAMTGHLLVKSDVYSYGVVLLELLTGRKPVDMSRPPGQENLVAWASSLLTSRDGLESIIDPSLGSSIAFDSIAKVAAIASMCVQPEVDQRPFMGEVVQALKLVCNEGSEFNGSTSFSQDLHIQDVEIMSRASMDMDVDPALSAELFTSSARYDAIDASGSFRRYSSSGPLRVGRAGHNKERGLSTGSSSEHVGLQRSRIDSE from the exons ATGGGGAGgctcggaggaggaagaggaggaggagggggaggtctgggcagctgcggcggcggctgtgctctcctcgccgccgccttggtAGTCTCCGCGCTCGTGATTCATGGTGCCGGAG gatTGAAGCAATCTCATGCACCTGCTGTTGCTCGCAAGGTTCTTCTATCCATAACGAGTTGGCATCCACAAAATAACTTGGATAATGCGCTTCATCCATCTCCAGTACAAGATCAAAGATTCGAACGCGTAG GACCTGCTGTTCCCCCAGTATCAACAGCTTCACCACCATTGCCTATTGGGAAACAAATGAAAA GATCGGCAGTTTCTACAGAAACAGCAGTTCATCCAGCTAACCATGGTAAGAACCATGGAATTCCAGTTGCAGCGCCTTCAAAAGGAGGTCATCACCATTCCATGCCTGTGAACAATACACATGGAAAAACCCATGGACCTCCAGTGGTGGCACCAGCAAAGAGAAAGCATCACCATGCGCCTGCAAATGGGGAAG GACCTGGTATTTCTCCCTCAAAGTCTCCCATCGCCCATAGGAATAGACATGGTAATCCAGTTGTTGCACCACCAAAGGAACACTCCAGCCATTTACCATCTCCAAATCGTAGACACCACAAAG GCCATGGAAATTCTGGTTTACATCATAGTCCTGCACCTGCACCTGTGCATTTGCCTCCATCAAAAGGAAGGGGACAAGGCAATTACGCTTATGCTCCACACCATCCCCATCAATACCATTCGCCATCATATTCTCCAG GACCTGCTCTACCGCCTGTGCATCCACCTGAAACTCCTGTGTTTAAGAAGCCCAAGGCTTTGGCACCAACGCCTAATCAACCGCTTCTATCTCCACCAACAAATTTAT ATTGCACGGCTTCCTGTCAAGATCCTCTGACCAATAGTCCTCCAGGAACAACATGCCTCTGTGTGTTGCCAATAAAAGTTGAGCTTCGCTTTGGTATAGCACTGTACACGTTCTTCACACTGGTTGCAGAGTTTGCACAAGATATTGCATCTGGAGTGCTCATGAATCAAAGTCAAGTTCGTGTTATGGGAGCAAATGCTGCACCTGATGACCCTGAGAAGACAATTGTCTTTATTGATCTTGTGCCACTGGAACCAAAATTTGACAATACGACAGCACTTTTAGTATTTGAAAGGTTTTGGCATAAGAAGGTCATCATAAACCCTATGCATTTTGGAAAGTATGACGTGTTGTATGTTCAATACGAAG GTCTTCCCCCATCACCACCAGCAAGCATGAACAACGGTCTTAGCAATGTAAATGGTCAAACGTTTCATCCGCTTGCTGCTGATGTGGTAAATCATGGAGAAAGAAAAGGCAGGGGCATAATTGTTATAATTATTCTATCAAGTGTTTTTGCTTTTATTTTATGTGCTGGAGCTGCACTGGTGGTTTATTTCAAGCTTAGAAACCACAGCCATTTAACTGAAGCATCACTTGTGCCAACAAAACCTGCAG GTCCTGGTTCTGCGATGGCCGGGAACAGGTTAGAAAGTAGACCTATTTCGGCTTCCCCGTCCTTCAGCTCAAGCTTGGTGGCATACAAAGGATCTGCCAAAGCCTTTAGCCTGGTTGAGATGGAGAGAGCTACACAGGTATTTGATGAGTCCAGAATTATTGGTGAGGGTGGTTTTGGGCGTGTCTATGAAGGTATTCTTGAGGATGGAGAACGGGTTGCTATCAAGGTTCTTAAGCGGGATGACCAGCAAGGTACCCGGGAATTTTTGGCTGAGGTTGAGATGCTTAGCCGATTGCACCATAGGAACTTGGTTAAGCTGATAGGCATATGCACAGAGGGGCATAGCCGATGTTTGGTATATGAGCTTGTTCCGAATGGCAGTGTCGAATCTCACTTGCATG ATAAGGGGGCTTCTCGGCTTGATTGGGACGCTAGACTCAAAATTGCACTTGGTGCAGCACGTGCACTTGCGTATTTGCATGAAGATTCAAGTCCACGTGTCATACACCGCGACTTCAAGTCAAGTAACATCTTATTGGAGCATGACTTCACCCCAAAGGTGTCAGATTTTGGCCTAGCGAGGACAGCTTTGGGTGAGGGAAATGAGCATATTTCAACTCGTGTTATGGGAACTTTTGG GTATGTTGCTCCTGAATATGCGATGACCGGGCATCTTCTAGTAAAGAGTGATGTTTACAGCTACGGTGTTGTTCTTCTTGAGCTTCTTACAGGGAGGAAACCGGTAGATATGTCAAGACCTCCTGGACAAGAGAACTTAGTCGCATGGGCTAGTTCTCTTCTCACAAGCAGGGATGGTCTGGAATCAATCATAGATCCTTCACTTGGGAGCAGCATTGCATTTGACAGTATCGCAAAAGTAGCAGCCATTGCTTCTATGTGCGTTCAGCCTGAGGTGGATCAGCGCCCATTCATGGGGGAAGTGGTTCAAGCTCTGAAGTTGGTATGCAATGAAGGAAGTGAGTTCAACGGATCCACAAGCTTTAGCCAAGATTTGCATATCCAGGATGTTGAGATCATGAGCAGAGCAAGTATGGATATGGACGTTGATCCAGCGCTATCTGCCGAGCTCTTCACTTCATCAGCACGTTATGATGCTATAGATGCCTCGGGTTCTTTTCGAAGATATTCAAGTTCAGGTCCTCTAAGAGTAGGGAGAGCTGGACATAATAAAGAGAGGGGACTGTCAACAGGCAGCTCAAGTGAACACGTTGGGCTACAAAGATCTAGGATTGATTCAGAGTAG
- the LOC101781370 gene encoding receptor-like serine/threonine-protein kinase ALE2 isoform X5, translating to MGRLGGGRGGGGGGLGSCGGGCALLAAALVVSALVIHGAGGLKQSHAPAVARKVLLSITSWHPQNNLDNALHPSPVQDQRFERVGPAVPPVSTASPPLPIGKQMKRSAVSTETAVHPANHGKNHGIPVAAPSKGGHHHSMPVNNTHGKTHGPPVVAPAKRKHHHAPANGEGPGISPSKSPIAHRNRHGPALPPVHPPETPVFKKPKALAPTPNQPLLSPPTNLYCTASCQDPLTNSPPGTTCLCVLPIKVELRFGIALYTFFTLVAEFAQDIASGVLMNQSQVRVMGANAAPDDPEKTIVFIDLVPLEPKFDNTTALLVFERFWHKKVIINPMHFGKYDVLYVQYEGLPPSPPASMNNGLSNVNGQTFHPLAADVVNHGERKGRGIIVIIILSSVFAFILCAGAALVVYFKLRNHSHLTEASLVPTKPAGPGSAMAGNRLESRPISASPSFSSSLVAYKGSAKAFSLVEMERATQVFDESRIIGEGGFGRVYEGILEDGERVAIKVLKRDDQQGTREFLAEVEMLSRLHHRNLVKLIGICTEGHSRCLVYELVPNGSVESHLHGSDKGASRLDWDARLKIALGAARALAYLHEDSSPRVIHRDFKSSNILLEHDFTPKVSDFGLARTALGEGNEHISTRVMGTFGYVAPEYAMTGHLLVKSDVYSYGVVLLELLTGRKPVDMSRPPGQENLVAWASSLLTSRDGLESIIDPSLGSSIAFDSIAKVAAIASMCVQPEVDQRPFMGEVVQALKLVCNEGSEFNGSTSFSQDLHIQDVEIMSRASMDMDVDPALSAELFTSSARYDAIDASGSFRRYSSSGPLRVGRAGHNKERGLSTGSSSEHVGLQRSRIDSE from the exons ATGGGGAGgctcggaggaggaagaggaggaggagggggaggtctgggcagctgcggcggcggctgtgctctcctcgccgccgccttggtAGTCTCCGCGCTCGTGATTCATGGTGCCGGAG gatTGAAGCAATCTCATGCACCTGCTGTTGCTCGCAAGGTTCTTCTATCCATAACGAGTTGGCATCCACAAAATAACTTGGATAATGCGCTTCATCCATCTCCAGTACAAGATCAAAGATTCGAACGCGTAG GACCTGCTGTTCCCCCAGTATCAACAGCTTCACCACCATTGCCTATTGGGAAACAAATGAAAA GATCGGCAGTTTCTACAGAAACAGCAGTTCATCCAGCTAACCATGGTAAGAACCATGGAATTCCAGTTGCAGCGCCTTCAAAAGGAGGTCATCACCATTCCATGCCTGTGAACAATACACATGGAAAAACCCATGGACCTCCAGTGGTGGCACCAGCAAAGAGAAAGCATCACCATGCGCCTGCAAATGGGGAAG GACCTGGTATTTCTCCCTCAAAGTCTCCCATCGCCCATAGGAATAGACATG GACCTGCTCTACCGCCTGTGCATCCACCTGAAACTCCTGTGTTTAAGAAGCCCAAGGCTTTGGCACCAACGCCTAATCAACCGCTTCTATCTCCACCAACAAATTTAT ATTGCACGGCTTCCTGTCAAGATCCTCTGACCAATAGTCCTCCAGGAACAACATGCCTCTGTGTGTTGCCAATAAAAGTTGAGCTTCGCTTTGGTATAGCACTGTACACGTTCTTCACACTGGTTGCAGAGTTTGCACAAGATATTGCATCTGGAGTGCTCATGAATCAAAGTCAAGTTCGTGTTATGGGAGCAAATGCTGCACCTGATGACCCTGAGAAGACAATTGTCTTTATTGATCTTGTGCCACTGGAACCAAAATTTGACAATACGACAGCACTTTTAGTATTTGAAAGGTTTTGGCATAAGAAGGTCATCATAAACCCTATGCATTTTGGAAAGTATGACGTGTTGTATGTTCAATACGAAG GTCTTCCCCCATCACCACCAGCAAGCATGAACAACGGTCTTAGCAATGTAAATGGTCAAACGTTTCATCCGCTTGCTGCTGATGTGGTAAATCATGGAGAAAGAAAAGGCAGGGGCATAATTGTTATAATTATTCTATCAAGTGTTTTTGCTTTTATTTTATGTGCTGGAGCTGCACTGGTGGTTTATTTCAAGCTTAGAAACCACAGCCATTTAACTGAAGCATCACTTGTGCCAACAAAACCTGCAG GTCCTGGTTCTGCGATGGCCGGGAACAGGTTAGAAAGTAGACCTATTTCGGCTTCCCCGTCCTTCAGCTCAAGCTTGGTGGCATACAAAGGATCTGCCAAAGCCTTTAGCCTGGTTGAGATGGAGAGAGCTACACAGGTATTTGATGAGTCCAGAATTATTGGTGAGGGTGGTTTTGGGCGTGTCTATGAAGGTATTCTTGAGGATGGAGAACGGGTTGCTATCAAGGTTCTTAAGCGGGATGACCAGCAAGGTACCCGGGAATTTTTGGCTGAGGTTGAGATGCTTAGCCGATTGCACCATAGGAACTTGGTTAAGCTGATAGGCATATGCACAGAGGGGCATAGCCGATGTTTGGTATATGAGCTTGTTCCGAATGGCAGTGTCGAATCTCACTTGCATG GATCAGATAAGGGGGCTTCTCGGCTTGATTGGGACGCTAGACTCAAAATTGCACTTGGTGCAGCACGTGCACTTGCGTATTTGCATGAAGATTCAAGTCCACGTGTCATACACCGCGACTTCAAGTCAAGTAACATCTTATTGGAGCATGACTTCACCCCAAAGGTGTCAGATTTTGGCCTAGCGAGGACAGCTTTGGGTGAGGGAAATGAGCATATTTCAACTCGTGTTATGGGAACTTTTGG GTATGTTGCTCCTGAATATGCGATGACCGGGCATCTTCTAGTAAAGAGTGATGTTTACAGCTACGGTGTTGTTCTTCTTGAGCTTCTTACAGGGAGGAAACCGGTAGATATGTCAAGACCTCCTGGACAAGAGAACTTAGTCGCATGGGCTAGTTCTCTTCTCACAAGCAGGGATGGTCTGGAATCAATCATAGATCCTTCACTTGGGAGCAGCATTGCATTTGACAGTATCGCAAAAGTAGCAGCCATTGCTTCTATGTGCGTTCAGCCTGAGGTGGATCAGCGCCCATTCATGGGGGAAGTGGTTCAAGCTCTGAAGTTGGTATGCAATGAAGGAAGTGAGTTCAACGGATCCACAAGCTTTAGCCAAGATTTGCATATCCAGGATGTTGAGATCATGAGCAGAGCAAGTATGGATATGGACGTTGATCCAGCGCTATCTGCCGAGCTCTTCACTTCATCAGCACGTTATGATGCTATAGATGCCTCGGGTTCTTTTCGAAGATATTCAAGTTCAGGTCCTCTAAGAGTAGGGAGAGCTGGACATAATAAAGAGAGGGGACTGTCAACAGGCAGCTCAAGTGAACACGTTGGGCTACAAAGATCTAGGATTGATTCAGAGTAG
- the LOC101781370 gene encoding receptor-like serine/threonine-protein kinase ALE2 isoform X6: MGRLGGGRGGGGGGLGSCGGGCALLAAALVVSALVIHGAGGLKQSHAPAVARKVLLSITSWHPQNNLDNALHPSPVQDQRFERVGPAVPPVSTASPPLPIGKQMKRSAVSTETAVHPANHGKNHGIPVAAPSKGGHHHSMPVNNTHGKTHGPPVVAPAKRKHHHAPANGEGPALPPVHPPETPVFKKPKALAPTPNQPLLSPPTNLYCTASCQDPLTNSPPGTTCLCVLPIKVELRFGIALYTFFTLVAEFAQDIASGVLMNQSQVRVMGANAAPDDPEKTIVFIDLVPLEPKFDNTTALLVFERFWHKKVIINPMHFGKYDVLYVQYEGLPPSPPASMNNGLSNVNGQTFHPLAADVVNHGERKGRGIIVIIILSSVFAFILCAGAALVVYFKLRNHSHLTEASLVPTKPAGPGSAMAGNRLESRPISASPSFSSSLVAYKGSAKAFSLVEMERATQVFDESRIIGEGGFGRVYEGILEDGERVAIKVLKRDDQQGTREFLAEVEMLSRLHHRNLVKLIGICTEGHSRCLVYELVPNGSVESHLHGSDKGASRLDWDARLKIALGAARALAYLHEDSSPRVIHRDFKSSNILLEHDFTPKVSDFGLARTALGEGNEHISTRVMGTFGYVAPEYAMTGHLLVKSDVYSYGVVLLELLTGRKPVDMSRPPGQENLVAWASSLLTSRDGLESIIDPSLGSSIAFDSIAKVAAIASMCVQPEVDQRPFMGEVVQALKLVCNEGSEFNGSTSFSQDLHIQDVEIMSRASMDMDVDPALSAELFTSSARYDAIDASGSFRRYSSSGPLRVGRAGHNKERGLSTGSSSEHVGLQRSRIDSE, encoded by the exons ATGGGGAGgctcggaggaggaagaggaggaggagggggaggtctgggcagctgcggcggcggctgtgctctcctcgccgccgccttggtAGTCTCCGCGCTCGTGATTCATGGTGCCGGAG gatTGAAGCAATCTCATGCACCTGCTGTTGCTCGCAAGGTTCTTCTATCCATAACGAGTTGGCATCCACAAAATAACTTGGATAATGCGCTTCATCCATCTCCAGTACAAGATCAAAGATTCGAACGCGTAG GACCTGCTGTTCCCCCAGTATCAACAGCTTCACCACCATTGCCTATTGGGAAACAAATGAAAA GATCGGCAGTTTCTACAGAAACAGCAGTTCATCCAGCTAACCATGGTAAGAACCATGGAATTCCAGTTGCAGCGCCTTCAAAAGGAGGTCATCACCATTCCATGCCTGTGAACAATACACATGGAAAAACCCATGGACCTCCAGTGGTGGCACCAGCAAAGAGAAAGCATCACCATGCGCCTGCAAATGGGGAAG GACCTGCTCTACCGCCTGTGCATCCACCTGAAACTCCTGTGTTTAAGAAGCCCAAGGCTTTGGCACCAACGCCTAATCAACCGCTTCTATCTCCACCAACAAATTTAT ATTGCACGGCTTCCTGTCAAGATCCTCTGACCAATAGTCCTCCAGGAACAACATGCCTCTGTGTGTTGCCAATAAAAGTTGAGCTTCGCTTTGGTATAGCACTGTACACGTTCTTCACACTGGTTGCAGAGTTTGCACAAGATATTGCATCTGGAGTGCTCATGAATCAAAGTCAAGTTCGTGTTATGGGAGCAAATGCTGCACCTGATGACCCTGAGAAGACAATTGTCTTTATTGATCTTGTGCCACTGGAACCAAAATTTGACAATACGACAGCACTTTTAGTATTTGAAAGGTTTTGGCATAAGAAGGTCATCATAAACCCTATGCATTTTGGAAAGTATGACGTGTTGTATGTTCAATACGAAG GTCTTCCCCCATCACCACCAGCAAGCATGAACAACGGTCTTAGCAATGTAAATGGTCAAACGTTTCATCCGCTTGCTGCTGATGTGGTAAATCATGGAGAAAGAAAAGGCAGGGGCATAATTGTTATAATTATTCTATCAAGTGTTTTTGCTTTTATTTTATGTGCTGGAGCTGCACTGGTGGTTTATTTCAAGCTTAGAAACCACAGCCATTTAACTGAAGCATCACTTGTGCCAACAAAACCTGCAG GTCCTGGTTCTGCGATGGCCGGGAACAGGTTAGAAAGTAGACCTATTTCGGCTTCCCCGTCCTTCAGCTCAAGCTTGGTGGCATACAAAGGATCTGCCAAAGCCTTTAGCCTGGTTGAGATGGAGAGAGCTACACAGGTATTTGATGAGTCCAGAATTATTGGTGAGGGTGGTTTTGGGCGTGTCTATGAAGGTATTCTTGAGGATGGAGAACGGGTTGCTATCAAGGTTCTTAAGCGGGATGACCAGCAAGGTACCCGGGAATTTTTGGCTGAGGTTGAGATGCTTAGCCGATTGCACCATAGGAACTTGGTTAAGCTGATAGGCATATGCACAGAGGGGCATAGCCGATGTTTGGTATATGAGCTTGTTCCGAATGGCAGTGTCGAATCTCACTTGCATG GATCAGATAAGGGGGCTTCTCGGCTTGATTGGGACGCTAGACTCAAAATTGCACTTGGTGCAGCACGTGCACTTGCGTATTTGCATGAAGATTCAAGTCCACGTGTCATACACCGCGACTTCAAGTCAAGTAACATCTTATTGGAGCATGACTTCACCCCAAAGGTGTCAGATTTTGGCCTAGCGAGGACAGCTTTGGGTGAGGGAAATGAGCATATTTCAACTCGTGTTATGGGAACTTTTGG GTATGTTGCTCCTGAATATGCGATGACCGGGCATCTTCTAGTAAAGAGTGATGTTTACAGCTACGGTGTTGTTCTTCTTGAGCTTCTTACAGGGAGGAAACCGGTAGATATGTCAAGACCTCCTGGACAAGAGAACTTAGTCGCATGGGCTAGTTCTCTTCTCACAAGCAGGGATGGTCTGGAATCAATCATAGATCCTTCACTTGGGAGCAGCATTGCATTTGACAGTATCGCAAAAGTAGCAGCCATTGCTTCTATGTGCGTTCAGCCTGAGGTGGATCAGCGCCCATTCATGGGGGAAGTGGTTCAAGCTCTGAAGTTGGTATGCAATGAAGGAAGTGAGTTCAACGGATCCACAAGCTTTAGCCAAGATTTGCATATCCAGGATGTTGAGATCATGAGCAGAGCAAGTATGGATATGGACGTTGATCCAGCGCTATCTGCCGAGCTCTTCACTTCATCAGCACGTTATGATGCTATAGATGCCTCGGGTTCTTTTCGAAGATATTCAAGTTCAGGTCCTCTAAGAGTAGGGAGAGCTGGACATAATAAAGAGAGGGGACTGTCAACAGGCAGCTCAAGTGAACACGTTGGGCTACAAAGATCTAGGATTGATTCAGAGTAG
- the LOC101781370 gene encoding receptor-like serine/threonine-protein kinase ALE2 isoform X3 — protein MGRLGGGRGGGGGGLGSCGGGCALLAAALVVSALVIHGAGGLKQSHAPAVARKVLLSITSWHPQNNLDNALHPSPVQDQRFERVGPAVPPVSTASPPLPIGKQMKRSAVSTETAVHPANHGKNHGIPVAAPSKGGHHHSMPVNNTHGKTHGPPVVAPAKRKHHHAPANGEGPGISPSKSPIAHRNRHGHGNSGLHHSPAPAPVHLPPSKGRGQGNYAYAPHHPHQYHSPSYSPGPALPPVHPPETPVFKKPKALAPTPNQPLLSPPTNLYCTASCQDPLTNSPPGTTCLCVLPIKVELRFGIALYTFFTLVAEFAQDIASGVLMNQSQVRVMGANAAPDDPEKTIVFIDLVPLEPKFDNTTALLVFERFWHKKVIINPMHFGKYDVLYVQYEGLPPSPPASMNNGLSNVNGQTFHPLAADVVNHGERKGRGIIVIIILSSVFAFILCAGAALVVYFKLRNHSHLTEASLVPTKPAGPGSAMAGNRLESRPISASPSFSSSLVAYKGSAKAFSLVEMERATQVFDESRIIGEGGFGRVYEGILEDGERVAIKVLKRDDQQGTREFLAEVEMLSRLHHRNLVKLIGICTEGHSRCLVYELVPNGSVESHLHGSDKGASRLDWDARLKIALGAARALAYLHEDSSPRVIHRDFKSSNILLEHDFTPKVSDFGLARTALGEGNEHISTRVMGTFGYVAPEYAMTGHLLVKSDVYSYGVVLLELLTGRKPVDMSRPPGQENLVAWASSLLTSRDGLESIIDPSLGSSIAFDSIAKVAAIASMCVQPEVDQRPFMGEVVQALKLVCNEGSEFNGSTSFSQDLHIQDVEIMSRASMDMDVDPALSAELFTSSARYDAIDASGSFRRYSSSGPLRVGRAGHNKERGLSTGSSSEHVGLQRSRIDSE, from the exons ATGGGGAGgctcggaggaggaagaggaggaggagggggaggtctgggcagctgcggcggcggctgtgctctcctcgccgccgccttggtAGTCTCCGCGCTCGTGATTCATGGTGCCGGAG gatTGAAGCAATCTCATGCACCTGCTGTTGCTCGCAAGGTTCTTCTATCCATAACGAGTTGGCATCCACAAAATAACTTGGATAATGCGCTTCATCCATCTCCAGTACAAGATCAAAGATTCGAACGCGTAG GACCTGCTGTTCCCCCAGTATCAACAGCTTCACCACCATTGCCTATTGGGAAACAAATGAAAA GATCGGCAGTTTCTACAGAAACAGCAGTTCATCCAGCTAACCATGGTAAGAACCATGGAATTCCAGTTGCAGCGCCTTCAAAAGGAGGTCATCACCATTCCATGCCTGTGAACAATACACATGGAAAAACCCATGGACCTCCAGTGGTGGCACCAGCAAAGAGAAAGCATCACCATGCGCCTGCAAATGGGGAAG GACCTGGTATTTCTCCCTCAAAGTCTCCCATCGCCCATAGGAATAGACATG GCCATGGAAATTCTGGTTTACATCATAGTCCTGCACCTGCACCTGTGCATTTGCCTCCATCAAAAGGAAGGGGACAAGGCAATTACGCTTATGCTCCACACCATCCCCATCAATACCATTCGCCATCATATTCTCCAG GACCTGCTCTACCGCCTGTGCATCCACCTGAAACTCCTGTGTTTAAGAAGCCCAAGGCTTTGGCACCAACGCCTAATCAACCGCTTCTATCTCCACCAACAAATTTAT ATTGCACGGCTTCCTGTCAAGATCCTCTGACCAATAGTCCTCCAGGAACAACATGCCTCTGTGTGTTGCCAATAAAAGTTGAGCTTCGCTTTGGTATAGCACTGTACACGTTCTTCACACTGGTTGCAGAGTTTGCACAAGATATTGCATCTGGAGTGCTCATGAATCAAAGTCAAGTTCGTGTTATGGGAGCAAATGCTGCACCTGATGACCCTGAGAAGACAATTGTCTTTATTGATCTTGTGCCACTGGAACCAAAATTTGACAATACGACAGCACTTTTAGTATTTGAAAGGTTTTGGCATAAGAAGGTCATCATAAACCCTATGCATTTTGGAAAGTATGACGTGTTGTATGTTCAATACGAAG GTCTTCCCCCATCACCACCAGCAAGCATGAACAACGGTCTTAGCAATGTAAATGGTCAAACGTTTCATCCGCTTGCTGCTGATGTGGTAAATCATGGAGAAAGAAAAGGCAGGGGCATAATTGTTATAATTATTCTATCAAGTGTTTTTGCTTTTATTTTATGTGCTGGAGCTGCACTGGTGGTTTATTTCAAGCTTAGAAACCACAGCCATTTAACTGAAGCATCACTTGTGCCAACAAAACCTGCAG GTCCTGGTTCTGCGATGGCCGGGAACAGGTTAGAAAGTAGACCTATTTCGGCTTCCCCGTCCTTCAGCTCAAGCTTGGTGGCATACAAAGGATCTGCCAAAGCCTTTAGCCTGGTTGAGATGGAGAGAGCTACACAGGTATTTGATGAGTCCAGAATTATTGGTGAGGGTGGTTTTGGGCGTGTCTATGAAGGTATTCTTGAGGATGGAGAACGGGTTGCTATCAAGGTTCTTAAGCGGGATGACCAGCAAGGTACCCGGGAATTTTTGGCTGAGGTTGAGATGCTTAGCCGATTGCACCATAGGAACTTGGTTAAGCTGATAGGCATATGCACAGAGGGGCATAGCCGATGTTTGGTATATGAGCTTGTTCCGAATGGCAGTGTCGAATCTCACTTGCATG GATCAGATAAGGGGGCTTCTCGGCTTGATTGGGACGCTAGACTCAAAATTGCACTTGGTGCAGCACGTGCACTTGCGTATTTGCATGAAGATTCAAGTCCACGTGTCATACACCGCGACTTCAAGTCAAGTAACATCTTATTGGAGCATGACTTCACCCCAAAGGTGTCAGATTTTGGCCTAGCGAGGACAGCTTTGGGTGAGGGAAATGAGCATATTTCAACTCGTGTTATGGGAACTTTTGG GTATGTTGCTCCTGAATATGCGATGACCGGGCATCTTCTAGTAAAGAGTGATGTTTACAGCTACGGTGTTGTTCTTCTTGAGCTTCTTACAGGGAGGAAACCGGTAGATATGTCAAGACCTCCTGGACAAGAGAACTTAGTCGCATGGGCTAGTTCTCTTCTCACAAGCAGGGATGGTCTGGAATCAATCATAGATCCTTCACTTGGGAGCAGCATTGCATTTGACAGTATCGCAAAAGTAGCAGCCATTGCTTCTATGTGCGTTCAGCCTGAGGTGGATCAGCGCCCATTCATGGGGGAAGTGGTTCAAGCTCTGAAGTTGGTATGCAATGAAGGAAGTGAGTTCAACGGATCCACAAGCTTTAGCCAAGATTTGCATATCCAGGATGTTGAGATCATGAGCAGAGCAAGTATGGATATGGACGTTGATCCAGCGCTATCTGCCGAGCTCTTCACTTCATCAGCACGTTATGATGCTATAGATGCCTCGGGTTCTTTTCGAAGATATTCAAGTTCAGGTCCTCTAAGAGTAGGGAGAGCTGGACATAATAAAGAGAGGGGACTGTCAACAGGCAGCTCAAGTGAACACGTTGGGCTACAAAGATCTAGGATTGATTCAGAGTAG